From a single Marinobacter sp. ANT_B65 genomic region:
- a CDS encoding exodeoxyribonuclease VII small subunit, with protein sequence MAGQQDTTSIADFEKSLDELEMLVRNLEQGDLSLEQSLTAFERGVKLTRACQQALKSAEQRVEQLVQNDDGTLETRPFLPDDAD encoded by the coding sequence ATGGCTGGTCAACAAGACACCACATCCATTGCCGATTTTGAAAAATCTCTTGATGAGCTGGAAATGCTGGTACGTAATCTGGAGCAGGGGGACTTGTCCCTCGAACAGTCGCTGACAGCCTTCGAACGTGGCGTAAAACTGACCAGGGCATGCCAGCAGGCGCTGAAAAGTGCCGAACAACGGGTTGAGCAACTGGTGCAGAACGACGACGGAACCCTGGAAACCCGCCCATTTTTGCCGGATGACGCCGACTGA
- the lgt gene encoding prolipoprotein diacylglyceryl transferase, translated as MLQHPQIDPVAIAIGPLKIHWYGLTYLVGFVAGWWLGRLRARKPGSPITEEQMGDLLFYLALGVILGGRFGYVIFYNFDVFLADPLWLLRVWEGGMSFHGGLLGVMFAMWLYGRKIGTGFWRLADFVAPLVPVGLGAGRIGNFINGELWGKPTDLPWGMVFRQAPDALARHPSQLYQFALEGVLFFIILWWFSSRPRPRMAVSGLFLICYGIFRFLVEFVRQPDAQLGYLAFDWLTMGQVLSFPMLLAGVVLMFIAYRRNAE; from the coding sequence ATGCTTCAGCATCCACAGATAGACCCGGTAGCTATTGCTATCGGGCCATTAAAGATTCACTGGTATGGACTGACTTACCTGGTGGGTTTTGTTGCTGGCTGGTGGCTGGGCCGCCTGCGCGCCCGCAAACCGGGCTCCCCGATAACAGAAGAACAGATGGGCGATCTTCTTTTCTATCTGGCGCTTGGGGTTATCCTGGGGGGGCGCTTTGGTTACGTTATCTTCTACAACTTTGATGTTTTTCTTGCGGACCCCTTATGGCTCCTGCGTGTATGGGAAGGTGGAATGTCCTTCCATGGCGGGCTGCTTGGCGTCATGTTTGCCATGTGGTTGTACGGCCGCAAAATCGGCACAGGGTTCTGGCGCCTTGCTGATTTTGTTGCGCCACTGGTGCCGGTAGGTCTTGGGGCCGGACGAATTGGTAACTTTATTAACGGAGAGCTTTGGGGCAAGCCCACGGACCTGCCTTGGGGTATGGTGTTCCGGCAGGCTCCGGACGCCTTGGCACGACACCCGTCCCAGCTATATCAATTTGCCCTTGAGGGCGTACTGTTTTTTATTATCCTCTGGTGGTTTTCCTCCAGGCCGCGTCCAAGAATGGCAGTGTCAGGATTGTTCCTGATTTGCTATGGAATCTTCCGTTTTCTGGTGGAGTTTGTGCGCCAACCGGATGCTCAACTGGGCTACCTGGCGTTTGACTGGCTAACCATGGGGCAAGTACTTTCTTTCCCGATGCTTCTGGCCGGAGTTGTTTTGATGTTTATTGCTTACCGGAGAAATGCGGAATGA
- a CDS encoding peptidoglycan-binding domain-containing protein, which produces MKNTVTRMGYFALAAGTAMVLGYTPAVFADETVALKNALYGAGYNIVNVDSGMDDATRSELSRFQKDNGLQANGILDEATKKALGMINVQVAAVAPSRQPENVQSAAGKSKPAEEGAVKEKEGGGWSLF; this is translated from the coding sequence ATGAAAAACACGGTCACCCGTATGGGTTATTTTGCGCTCGCAGCCGGCACGGCAATGGTGTTGGGTTATACGCCTGCAGTGTTCGCCGATGAGACGGTTGCGCTCAAGAATGCTCTGTACGGAGCAGGATATAATATCGTGAATGTGGATTCCGGAATGGATGACGCAACCCGGTCCGAACTATCTCGTTTCCAGAAAGATAATGGTCTTCAGGCAAACGGGATTCTGGATGAGGCAACAAAAAAAGCGCTGGGCATGATTAATGTTCAGGTTGCAGCAGTTGCTCCTTCTCGCCAGCCTGAAAATGTTCAGTCAGCAGCTGGTAAGTCAAAACCTGCCGAGGAAGGCGCGGTTAAGGAAAAAGAGGGTGGTGGCTGGTCGTTATTCTGA
- a CDS encoding NRDE family protein, protein MCLIAFSLGQSARFPLVVAANRDEFFRRPTAPLDWWTTDSGNRVLSGRDLKSGGTWLAVSPNGRVAAVTNVREGTPEAGQISRGELPLRALTEPEAQLQTSLTNTATRYAGFNLVSLDDTAGWYFSNRDAHPGRAIHRGIYGLSNHLLQTPWPKLVRLREAVDRTVKSAGSSSGDLHRDLALLLQDTTPAPDHLLPDTGVNRDTERFLSSPFITGAEYGTRATTIVSVSDTGEVRVTEQSWAPEGSPEEYREFHWQR, encoded by the coding sequence ATGTGCCTGATCGCATTTTCTCTTGGCCAGAGCGCCCGTTTTCCGCTGGTCGTCGCCGCCAATCGGGATGAGTTTTTCCGTCGGCCCACTGCTCCTCTCGACTGGTGGACAACAGACTCCGGGAACCGGGTGCTTTCCGGCAGGGATCTGAAATCCGGTGGAACCTGGCTCGCAGTTTCTCCCAACGGCAGGGTTGCTGCCGTAACCAACGTAAGGGAAGGCACTCCCGAAGCCGGTCAGATAAGCCGCGGCGAACTCCCCCTGCGGGCGCTTACGGAGCCTGAGGCACAGCTTCAGACCAGCCTGACGAATACGGCCACGCGGTATGCCGGATTCAACCTCGTCAGCCTGGATGACACCGCAGGATGGTATTTCAGTAATCGCGATGCACACCCGGGCCGCGCTATTCATCGTGGGATATATGGCCTTAGCAACCATTTACTTCAGACGCCCTGGCCAAAACTGGTGCGCCTCAGAGAAGCTGTAGACCGCACCGTAAAGTCGGCAGGAAGCAGTTCCGGTGATCTGCACAGAGATCTCGCCCTGCTGCTACAGGACACGACGCCAGCACCAGACCACCTGCTGCCGGATACCGGCGTAAATCGTGATACCGAACGCTTTCTTTCATCACCGTTTATCACCGGAGCCGAATATGGCACCCGTGCAACAACGATCGTCAGCGTCTCGGACACAGGTGAAGTCAGGGTTACTGAACAGAGCTGGGCTCCCGAAGGCAGCCCTGAAGAATACCGGGAGTTCCACTGGCAGCGATAG
- the ilvD gene encoding dihydroxy-acid dehydratase, producing MPQYRSRTSTAGRNMAGARALWRATGMKDNDFGKPIIAVANSFTQFVPGHVHLKDLGQLVCREIEASGGVAKEFNTIAVDDGIAMGHDGMLYSLPSREIIADSVEYMVNAHCADALVCISNCDKITPGMLMAAMRLNIPTIFVSGGPMEAGKTKLSEHKLDLVDAMVIAADPTADDETVAEYERSACPTCGSCSGMFTANSMNCLAEAIGLALPGNGSMLATHADREQLFLKAGRQIVENAKRYYEQDDDSVLPRNIASMGAFENAMIMDIAMGGSTNTILHLLAAAQEGGVPFTLNEIDQLSRRVPQLCKVAPNSPKYHMEDVHRAGGIMGIIGELERGGLINTDLPTVHSKTMKEALETWDIMRTPPPEVVEFYKAGPAGIPTQTAFSQNTRWPSLDGDRETGCIRSVEHAYSSEGGLAVLYGNIAVDGCVVKTAGVDESIYVFEGVARVFESQDSAVAGILADEVKSGEVVIIRYEGPKGGPGMQEMLYPTSYLKSKGLGKECALLTDGRFSGGTSGLSIGHASPEAAAGGAIGLIENGDRILIDIPQRSINVQLDQKELDRRRAARDAKGWKPELPRKRAVSAALKAYALLATSADKGAVRDLEKLD from the coding sequence ATGCCTCAGTATCGTTCGCGGACATCCACCGCAGGTCGCAACATGGCCGGCGCGCGCGCCCTCTGGCGCGCAACCGGCATGAAAGATAACGATTTCGGCAAACCAATTATTGCCGTTGCCAACTCCTTTACCCAGTTTGTGCCTGGACACGTCCACCTCAAAGATCTGGGACAGCTCGTGTGCCGCGAAATCGAGGCCTCAGGTGGTGTAGCCAAAGAGTTCAACACCATCGCAGTAGATGATGGCATCGCCATGGGTCACGACGGCATGCTCTATTCCCTGCCATCCCGCGAAATAATCGCTGACTCTGTTGAATATATGGTAAATGCCCATTGCGCAGACGCGCTGGTGTGCATTTCCAACTGCGATAAAATAACACCGGGTATGCTGATGGCCGCCATGCGCCTGAACATTCCGACCATCTTCGTTTCCGGCGGCCCTATGGAGGCTGGCAAGACCAAGCTATCCGAGCACAAACTGGACCTGGTCGACGCGATGGTTATTGCCGCAGACCCCACCGCCGATGATGAAACAGTTGCAGAGTATGAGCGCAGCGCCTGCCCCACTTGCGGCTCTTGCTCGGGCATGTTTACTGCAAACTCCATGAACTGCCTGGCCGAAGCCATTGGCCTGGCCCTGCCCGGCAATGGCTCTATGCTGGCCACCCATGCCGACCGGGAGCAGCTATTCCTGAAAGCCGGCCGCCAGATTGTAGAGAACGCGAAGCGCTACTACGAACAGGATGATGACAGCGTTCTGCCGAGAAACATTGCCTCCATGGGAGCATTCGAGAACGCCATGATTATGGATATCGCCATGGGCGGATCCACCAACACCATTCTGCACCTGCTGGCTGCCGCACAGGAAGGCGGGGTGCCATTCACCCTGAATGAGATTGATCAACTTTCCCGGCGAGTGCCTCAGTTATGCAAAGTGGCACCGAACTCCCCCAAATACCACATGGAGGACGTGCACCGGGCCGGTGGCATTATGGGGATTATCGGAGAACTGGAACGCGGAGGCCTGATCAATACCGATCTGCCCACAGTTCATAGCAAAACCATGAAAGAAGCTCTGGAAACCTGGGACATCATGCGCACCCCACCTCCAGAGGTTGTTGAGTTCTATAAAGCCGGACCCGCTGGCATTCCAACCCAGACGGCCTTTAGCCAGAACACCCGCTGGCCAAGCCTGGACGGTGATCGTGAGACAGGCTGTATCCGGTCCGTCGAGCATGCATACAGTTCCGAGGGCGGTCTGGCCGTTCTGTACGGAAACATCGCCGTTGACGGCTGCGTAGTAAAAACCGCAGGTGTAGACGAGAGCATCTACGTATTTGAAGGCGTAGCCCGGGTCTTTGAGAGCCAGGACTCCGCCGTTGCGGGCATACTGGCTGACGAAGTCAAATCCGGCGAAGTGGTCATTATCCGCTACGAAGGTCCTAAAGGCGGTCCGGGCATGCAGGAAATGCTATACCCGACCAGCTACCTCAAGTCCAAAGGGCTGGGCAAAGAGTGTGCTCTGCTGACCGACGGACGATTCTCGGGCGGCACATCAGGACTTTCCATCGGCCATGCTTCTCCGGAAGCTGCGGCTGGCGGGGCTATCGGGCTGATTGAAAACGGCGACCGGATCCTTATCGATATTCCCCAGAGGTCTATCAATGTTCAGCTGGACCAGAAGGAGCTTGATCGTCGCCGTGCAGCGCGGGATGCGAAGGGCTGGAAGCCGGAGCTACCCAGAAAGCGTGCAGTATCAGCAGCACTGAAAGCCTATGCACTGCTGGCTACAAGTGCTGACAAAGGAGCTGTAAGAGATCTGGAAAAGCTCGATTAA
- a CDS encoding DEAD/DEAH box helicase has product MSELSFAELGLDPAVLEAVSAIGYETPTPIQAQCIPALLAGKHLLGVAQTGTGKTAAFALPLLSRVDASVTEPQILVLAPTRELAIQVAEAFTSYAAKFRNFHVLPIYGGQDFYPQIKGLKRGAQVIVGTPGRMLDHLRKGTLRLGNLKALVLDEADEMLRMGFIDDVEAILSKTPENCQRALFSATMPPQIKKVAQTYLNDAVEVKIESETRTVDRIAQFVLPVYAERKLDALTRILEVEPIEGAIIFVRTKAETTLLAEKLSARGHAVAPLNGDLNQRQREQTVEDLKRGKKDIIVATDVAARGLDVPRITHVINYDVPYDTEAYIHRVGRTGRAGRTGKAILLVTPRERSWLRTLERATNSPMVAYELPSPVELKKMREEQFESQLLSYAEDKKLAKSMALLDEIAERNEMDIAMVAGALACWMEAMQPGSLPLEQPEALPVVSSAPPRRDRKGGRPGEFRKGPPKGGYKGRGGPGGAGARGKPPAKGGKRPPRQSDAKR; this is encoded by the coding sequence ATGTCTGAATTGTCTTTTGCTGAACTGGGGCTTGATCCAGCCGTACTTGAAGCTGTATCTGCTATCGGCTATGAAACCCCAACGCCCATCCAGGCCCAGTGCATTCCAGCACTGCTCGCTGGCAAACATCTACTGGGCGTTGCCCAGACCGGCACGGGTAAAACCGCTGCCTTTGCACTACCGCTGTTAAGCCGGGTAGATGCATCTGTGACAGAACCTCAGATTCTGGTTCTGGCACCCACGCGAGAGCTGGCTATCCAGGTTGCTGAAGCCTTTACCTCTTATGCTGCGAAATTCCGTAACTTTCATGTTTTGCCTATCTATGGCGGCCAGGACTTTTATCCTCAGATCAAAGGCCTCAAGCGCGGCGCCCAGGTTATCGTTGGCACCCCTGGCCGCATGCTCGACCATCTTCGCAAAGGCACTCTGAGGCTGGGTAACCTGAAGGCTCTGGTACTGGACGAAGCTGATGAAATGCTGCGCATGGGCTTTATTGATGACGTAGAAGCCATTCTCTCCAAAACGCCAGAAAACTGTCAGCGTGCACTCTTCTCTGCCACCATGCCACCGCAAATCAAGAAGGTAGCTCAAACCTATCTGAACGATGCGGTTGAAGTGAAAATCGAAAGCGAAACCCGCACGGTTGACCGTATTGCCCAGTTTGTTCTGCCGGTTTATGCAGAGCGCAAACTGGACGCACTGACCCGCATTCTGGAAGTAGAGCCGATCGAAGGCGCGATTATCTTTGTGCGCACCAAGGCAGAAACCACTCTGCTGGCCGAGAAGCTCAGCGCCCGCGGTCACGCCGTGGCACCTCTGAATGGAGATCTGAACCAACGGCAGCGCGAGCAGACCGTTGAAGATCTGAAGCGCGGCAAGAAAGACATTATTGTTGCGACCGACGTTGCGGCCCGTGGTCTGGATGTACCCAGAATTACACACGTTATCAACTACGATGTGCCCTACGACACTGAAGCCTACATCCACCGGGTTGGTCGTACCGGTCGAGCCGGGCGAACAGGAAAAGCCATTCTGCTGGTAACTCCTCGTGAGCGAAGCTGGCTGCGCACCCTTGAGCGCGCTACCAACTCGCCCATGGTAGCCTACGAATTGCCTTCACCGGTTGAACTGAAAAAAATGCGTGAAGAGCAGTTTGAGTCCCAGCTTCTGAGCTACGCCGAAGACAAGAAGCTCGCTAAGTCCATGGCATTGCTCGACGAAATCGCCGAACGCAACGAAATGGATATTGCCATGGTTGCCGGTGCTCTTGCCTGCTGGATGGAAGCAATGCAACCCGGCTCACTGCCACTGGAGCAGCCGGAAGCCCTTCCGGTAGTATCTTCGGCTCCTCCCCGCCGTGATCGCAAGGGCGGACGCCCGGGTGAGTTCCGTAAGGGACCGCCAAAAGGTGGATATAAAGGACGTGGTGGCCCTGGCGGCGCCGGTGCTCGCGGCAAACCACCCGCCAAAGGTGGCAAGCGCCCTCCCCGTCAGTCAGACGCCAAGCGCTGA
- a CDS encoding dihydrofolate reductase, translated as MRKALIVAMSRNRVIGKNNKLPWYLPGDLKYFKQATMGKPIIMGRKTWDSIGRPLPGRMNVVISRDAGREAPTGTVTAKSLEEALIKAEAQAELDGGDEVMIIGGGQIYTEALPMVDRIYITQVHAEVDGDAYFPEVNWDEWKEIGREDFSASDNNPYDYSFVVYQRLASD; from the coding sequence ATGCGTAAAGCCCTCATAGTAGCCATGTCCCGAAACCGGGTAATCGGCAAAAATAACAAACTGCCCTGGTATCTGCCGGGCGACCTGAAGTACTTCAAACAAGCCACCATGGGCAAGCCCATCATAATGGGCAGGAAAACCTGGGATTCCATTGGCAGGCCACTGCCGGGCCGGATGAACGTGGTGATTTCCCGGGATGCCGGGCGTGAAGCGCCGACAGGAACGGTTACCGCCAAATCTCTGGAAGAGGCGCTGATAAAAGCAGAAGCACAGGCTGAACTGGATGGCGGCGATGAAGTGATGATTATCGGGGGAGGGCAAATCTATACAGAAGCGCTACCCATGGTAGATCGCATTTACATCACGCAGGTGCATGCCGAAGTGGATGGTGATGCGTATTTTCCGGAAGTGAACTGGGATGAGTGGAAAGAAATCGGACGGGAGGATTTCTCCGCGTCCGATAACAATCCTTACGACTACAGCTTCGTCGTATATCAGCGCTTGGCGTCTGACTGA
- a CDS encoding AI-2E family transporter — protein sequence MYEKLETRTFLAMLVGVSLAFVFLMKPFVGPIFWAIAIALIFYPFQVFLVSRLGERPNVNALITLTVCMLIVVIPVLVLVTSLVAEGLGIYQQIQDGEIRPGEYIDQVNNSFPAIQSLLAQFDINFSEIRDRVVNLFVGGSQFLAKQALGVGQNTFQFFLGLALMVYLAFFLLRDGSKLVDLLIRALPLGDERERLLFAKFAEVTRATVKGNLLIAIIQGALGGIIFWVLGIGGALLWGVVMAMFSLLPAVGAALVWVPAAIYLAAVGDVVQAVVLTIFGVVVIGLADNILRPILVGRDTKLPDYIVLLSTLGGIAMFGINGFVMGPLVAALFMAFWGIFIREFSEEAQRSGW from the coding sequence ATGTACGAGAAACTTGAGACACGGACTTTTCTTGCCATGCTGGTTGGCGTATCTCTCGCTTTCGTGTTTCTTATGAAACCTTTTGTTGGGCCTATCTTCTGGGCAATCGCGATTGCACTGATTTTTTATCCTTTCCAGGTGTTTCTGGTAAGCCGGCTTGGCGAACGCCCAAATGTAAACGCCTTGATCACTTTAACGGTCTGCATGCTGATCGTGGTGATTCCGGTACTGGTGCTGGTGACATCTCTCGTAGCTGAGGGATTGGGGATATATCAGCAGATTCAGGACGGAGAGATAAGGCCGGGCGAGTATATTGATCAGGTGAACAACTCCTTCCCGGCTATCCAGTCACTATTGGCTCAGTTTGATATCAACTTTAGCGAAATCCGCGACCGGGTCGTCAATCTGTTTGTAGGCGGCAGTCAGTTTCTTGCCAAGCAGGCGTTGGGTGTTGGTCAGAACACCTTCCAGTTCTTCCTTGGGCTGGCTCTTATGGTGTATCTGGCATTCTTCCTGTTGCGCGATGGCAGCAAACTGGTTGATTTGCTGATTCGTGCACTTCCCTTGGGGGATGAGCGTGAACGCCTGTTATTTGCCAAATTTGCTGAAGTAACCCGCGCGACGGTTAAGGGCAACCTGCTGATTGCTATCATTCAGGGGGCTCTGGGGGGCATTATTTTCTGGGTCCTCGGGATTGGCGGGGCGCTCCTGTGGGGCGTGGTTATGGCTATGTTCTCATTATTGCCGGCGGTGGGCGCGGCGCTGGTGTGGGTACCTGCAGCGATCTATCTGGCTGCTGTGGGTGATGTTGTTCAGGCAGTGGTGCTCACTATATTTGGCGTAGTCGTAATAGGGCTTGCTGATAATATTCTGCGACCGATACTGGTTGGCCGGGATACCAAATTACCTGATTACATCGTGCTGCTTTCCACCCTGGGTGGCATCGCAATGTTCGGTATCAACGGTTTTGTAATGGGCCCGCTGGTTGCCGCATTATTTATGGCCTTCTGGGGCATTTTTATCCGGGAGTTCAGCGAAGAGGCTCAAAGATCAGGATGGTAG
- a CDS encoding thymidylate synthase — translation MKAYLDLMQDVVDNGFDKGDRTGVGTRSVFGRQIRFDLQNGFPLVTTKKVHLRSIIYELLWFLNGSTDNSWLRERKVSIWNEWALENGDLGPIYGKQWRSWQCPDGRVVDQISEVIDQIRNKPNSRRLIVSAWNPAELPDESVGPQDNVREGRMALAPCHCLFQFYVLDGRLSCQLYQRSADLFLGVPFNIASYALLTHMIAQQCDLEVGEFVHTFGDCHLYQNHLTEDIVFEQLKREPKALPKLVIQRKPDSIFDYELEDFEFEGYDPYPGIKAPIAI, via the coding sequence ATGAAGGCCTATCTCGATCTTATGCAGGATGTAGTCGATAACGGATTCGATAAAGGCGACCGCACTGGTGTTGGTACCCGCTCTGTTTTCGGGCGTCAGATCCGCTTTGATCTTCAGAATGGCTTCCCGTTGGTGACCACCAAGAAAGTGCACCTGCGCAGCATTATTTACGAGTTACTCTGGTTTCTGAATGGCTCTACGGATAATAGCTGGCTGAGAGAGCGAAAGGTTTCCATCTGGAATGAGTGGGCATTGGAGAATGGTGACCTGGGGCCTATTTACGGGAAGCAATGGCGTAGCTGGCAGTGCCCGGACGGCCGGGTGGTAGATCAGATCAGCGAGGTTATTGACCAGATTCGCAACAAGCCAAACTCCCGTCGTCTGATTGTCTCTGCCTGGAATCCGGCGGAACTTCCGGACGAATCAGTCGGTCCCCAGGACAACGTTCGTGAAGGGCGTATGGCCCTGGCTCCCTGCCACTGCCTTTTCCAGTTTTATGTACTTGATGGCAGGCTTTCCTGCCAGTTGTACCAGCGTAGTGCCGACCTGTTTCTGGGAGTGCCGTTCAACATTGCATCCTATGCGTTGCTGACCCACATGATCGCCCAGCAGTGTGACCTTGAAGTCGGTGAGTTTGTGCATACCTTTGGCGACTGCCATCTGTATCAGAACCACCTGACAGAGGACATTGTATTTGAACAGTTAAAGCGTGAACCAAAAGCTTTGCCGAAACTGGTTATCCAGCGTAAGCCAGACTCAATATTTGATTACGAACTGGAAGACTTCGAATTCGAGGGCTACGACCCTTATCCAGGCATTAAAGCACCCATAGCAATATAA
- a CDS encoding acyl-CoA thioesterase, whose translation MTFDEIIAAGRTGKELEMPATWSQGRATFGGLVTGLLFDRMERMVAENRPVRSMHVSFVGPVEPGVPAVFDAEILREGRSVSQVEGRIVQNGEPRLVCLAGFAGDRESAVRIDGVSAPEAKSVDQCQGLPYIEGVTPGFIRYIEMRLAYGSLPFTGGSGREMGGWMRFREVPEAMTDAHIVALIDAWPAPVLQHFKSRVPASSLSWTLDIIHPRPPVEAGDWLLYKAKIDQAGNGYCHYDAEIWTHRGELLAISRQTVTVFG comes from the coding sequence ATGACCTTTGATGAAATTATTGCCGCCGGTCGCACAGGTAAAGAGTTGGAAATGCCTGCGACCTGGTCTCAGGGGCGCGCAACGTTTGGCGGTCTTGTAACCGGTCTGCTTTTTGATCGTATGGAGCGTATGGTTGCTGAAAACAGGCCTGTGCGTTCCATGCATGTGTCTTTTGTGGGGCCGGTAGAGCCTGGAGTCCCGGCTGTTTTTGATGCAGAGATTCTGCGTGAAGGCAGGTCGGTGAGCCAGGTGGAGGGCAGGATCGTCCAGAACGGAGAGCCCCGGCTCGTTTGTCTGGCGGGTTTTGCCGGTGACAGGGAGTCCGCTGTGCGTATTGACGGAGTGTCTGCTCCTGAGGCGAAATCAGTGGATCAGTGCCAGGGATTGCCCTATATCGAGGGTGTGACTCCGGGGTTTATCAGGTACATCGAGATGCGCCTGGCATACGGTAGCTTGCCGTTCACGGGTGGAAGTGGGCGTGAGATGGGCGGATGGATGCGGTTCCGTGAAGTGCCTGAGGCTATGACCGACGCTCACATCGTGGCATTGATTGATGCATGGCCTGCGCCGGTTCTTCAGCACTTCAAGTCTCGTGTGCCAGCCAGTTCGTTATCCTGGACGCTGGATATCATTCATCCCAGGCCGCCAGTCGAAGCTGGTGACTGGTTGTTGTATAAGGCAAAAATTGATCAGGCCGGTAATGGCTACTGCCATTACGATGCCGAGATCTGGACGCATCGAGGTGAGTTGCTGGCCATCAGTCGCCAGACTGTAACTGTATTCGGGTAG
- a CDS encoding sulfite exporter TauE/SafE family protein, with protein sequence MSLLSVFSVYLALGAFAGTLAGLFGIGGGLIIVPVLIFSFGLQGFSPEIAAHMAVGTSLATIVFTSVSSIRSHHKHGAIRWDIFRPMIFGIVAGAFIGAWTASLLSGSALELIIGIFVILVGFKMLLDVNPSPGRKLPGKASLGAAGAGIGWASAIFGIGGGTLTVPYLSWCNVRMQQAVGTSAACGLPIAVAGAMGNAWTGWHEPALPEYSLGFIYLPALIGIIMTSVVFARVGANLAHRLNARVLKRIFALMLLLIGLRFLLS encoded by the coding sequence ATGTCCCTGTTGTCCGTATTTTCTGTTTATCTGGCGCTTGGCGCCTTTGCCGGAACCCTGGCTGGACTGTTTGGTATCGGCGGTGGCCTGATAATTGTTCCGGTGCTGATATTCAGTTTCGGGCTGCAGGGTTTCAGCCCGGAAATAGCGGCTCATATGGCTGTTGGTACGTCGCTGGCAACCATTGTTTTCACCTCCGTAAGCTCTATCCGTTCGCATCATAAACACGGGGCGATACGTTGGGATATTTTTCGTCCGATGATCTTTGGAATTGTCGCTGGCGCTTTTATTGGTGCCTGGACAGCTTCGTTACTTAGTGGGTCAGCACTGGAACTGATCATCGGCATATTTGTCATCCTTGTGGGTTTCAAAATGCTGCTCGATGTAAACCCCTCACCCGGCAGGAAGTTGCCAGGCAAGGCGAGCCTTGGTGCGGCGGGGGCTGGGATAGGCTGGGCCTCGGCTATTTTCGGAATTGGCGGTGGCACTCTCACCGTACCCTACCTGAGCTGGTGCAACGTCCGCATGCAGCAGGCGGTTGGTACTTCTGCTGCGTGTGGGTTACCTATTGCTGTGGCCGGCGCCATGGGTAATGCCTGGACAGGGTGGCACGAGCCTGCATTGCCGGAATACAGTCTTGGCTTTATTTATTTGCCTGCGCTGATCGGGATTATTATGACCAGCGTGGTATTTGCACGAGTAGGGGCGAATCTGGCGCACCGGCTTAATGCCAGGGTGCTGAAGCGTATATTTGCCCTTATGCTTTTATTGATTGGCCTTCGTTTTCTTCTGAGCTGA
- a CDS encoding haloalkane dehalogenase: protein MRILRTDEDRFTGLLDYPFVPHYREVEPGLRMHYVDEGPAGASPVLMLHGEPSWSYLYRHMIPLVVDAGHRVLAPDLVGFGKSDKPASINDYSYSRHMEWLKNWLEALDLRNITLVCQNWGSLLGLRLAAELPNRFQRIIVANGMLPTGDTRAPAAFTIWKAFATHSPWFPVSRIVQLGTERTLNKHELAAYEAPFPSTEYKAGARAFPKLVPISPSDPASNANKAAWKVLDTWRKPFITCFSSGDPITRGGDRYMQRRVPGALGQPHITLRGGHFLQEDSPEDFARIIIDALRAEMAA, encoded by the coding sequence ATGCGTATTCTGAGAACCGATGAGGACCGCTTTACGGGTCTCTTGGATTACCCTTTTGTCCCTCACTACCGGGAGGTCGAACCCGGCCTGCGGATGCATTATGTTGACGAAGGTCCAGCAGGTGCATCGCCCGTGCTTATGCTCCATGGAGAGCCTTCCTGGTCTTACCTCTACCGCCACATGATTCCACTGGTGGTTGATGCAGGCCACAGGGTACTGGCGCCAGACCTTGTAGGTTTTGGCAAGTCAGACAAGCCCGCTTCGATAAACGACTACAGTTACAGCCGTCACATGGAATGGCTTAAAAACTGGCTCGAAGCCCTGGATCTCAGAAACATAACACTGGTTTGCCAGAATTGGGGTTCACTCCTGGGTTTGCGACTTGCAGCGGAACTGCCAAACCGGTTCCAGCGCATCATCGTTGCCAATGGCATGCTTCCAACCGGCGACACCCGGGCGCCTGCAGCGTTCACTATATGGAAGGCTTTCGCGACCCACAGCCCCTGGTTTCCGGTCAGCCGGATTGTGCAGCTCGGAACCGAACGTACATTGAACAAACATGAACTTGCGGCCTATGAGGCGCCCTTCCCGTCAACAGAGTACAAAGCAGGCGCACGCGCCTTCCCCAAGCTTGTACCCATTTCTCCGAGCGACCCTGCAAGTAACGCCAACAAGGCTGCATGGAAAGTTCTGGACACCTGGAGGAAACCCTTCATTACCTGCTTCAGCAGCGGCGACCCCATAACCCGTGGAGGAGACCGCTACATGCAGCGCCGCGTCCCGGGCGCACTCGGGCAACCCCACATAACGCTGCGCGGGGGGCACTTCCTGCAGGAAGATTCTCCCGAAGATTTCGCACGGATTATAATTGATGCGCTAAGGGCCGAAATGGCAGCCTGA